One genomic window of Thermococcus indicus includes the following:
- the hepT gene encoding type VII toxin-antitoxin system HepT family RNase toxin: MRRRRYLEKLERFEEEYEFIKNHEMKDEVTQRALLYSLQLCVDIAMDVVAMLVKDLGMTVEDDYTNIERLRKAKVIPKDEAELLRAYNGLRNAIVHKYDRLNLDTVKEGLDRIDELYEIVIKLVEKYEKLEGQ; this comes from the coding sequence ATGAGAAGGCGGAGGTACTTAGAGAAGCTTGAGCGGTTTGAAGAGGAATACGAGTTCATAAAAAACCATGAGATGAAGGACGAAGTTACCCAGAGAGCCCTCCTTTACTCTCTCCAGCTCTGCGTGGACATCGCAATGGATGTCGTTGCAATGCTCGTTAAGGACTTGGGAATGACAGTCGAAGACGATTACACAAACATCGAACGGCTCAGGAAGGCGAAGGTTATCCCCAAAGATGAAGCCGAACTTTTGAGAGCCTACAACGGACTTAGAAATGCCATTGTTCACAAGTACGACAGGCTCAACCTCGATACTGTGAAGGAGGGCCTCGATAGAATTGACGAGCTATACGAGATCGTTATAAAGCTCGTGGAAAAGTATGAAAAGCTGGAAGGTCAGTAA
- a CDS encoding NAD(P)/FAD-dependent oxidoreductase has product MALVGIIGAGIGGIATAVQLARYGIESVIFEKDRIGGLIRNAYSVENTMFFPDGIKGEKVVEILEEYVRKYDLKILYEKVRAVRKTGQFFEVQTDKGTYRFKYLVVATGTRPRRLPFEGIIYHVAEVPRRHYGRVLIIGGGDVAFDYALTMSETSDEVIILMRSEPKALPHLQELVKKRSNIRTLMGQVREIQPTNGKGKLLAKTSAGDFEVEMVLGAIGRVPNIELVEGIEDDNLFLVGDVKNGIYRQTALAIADGIKTAMVIWRRERYGDTE; this is encoded by the coding sequence ATGGCTCTCGTCGGGATAATCGGGGCCGGGATCGGAGGCATAGCGACGGCCGTCCAGCTGGCGCGCTACGGGATAGAGAGCGTAATCTTCGAGAAGGATAGAATCGGGGGACTGATAAGGAACGCCTACTCCGTCGAGAACACGATGTTCTTCCCCGACGGAATCAAGGGTGAGAAAGTTGTTGAAATCCTCGAGGAGTACGTGAGGAAGTACGACCTGAAAATCCTCTACGAGAAAGTCAGAGCCGTGAGAAAGACCGGCCAGTTCTTTGAAGTCCAAACGGATAAAGGAACTTACCGCTTCAAGTACCTGGTCGTTGCGACGGGGACGAGGCCGAGGAGGCTTCCCTTCGAGGGGATAATCTACCACGTCGCTGAAGTCCCGAGGCGGCACTATGGGCGAGTTCTCATCATTGGCGGCGGCGATGTGGCCTTTGACTACGCCTTAACAATGAGCGAGACCAGCGACGAAGTGATAATCCTCATGAGGAGCGAGCCGAAGGCTCTGCCCCACCTCCAGGAACTCGTGAAGAAACGCTCAAACATCAGGACGCTGATGGGACAGGTTCGGGAAATACAGCCCACAAACGGAAAGGGAAAGCTTTTAGCTAAAACCAGCGCTGGCGACTTTGAGGTTGAGATGGTGCTCGGTGCCATCGGCAGGGTGCCGAACATCGAACTGGTTGAGGGCATCGAGGACGATAACCTTTTCCTCGTTGGGGACGTTAAGAACGGAATCTACCGCCAGACGGCCCTGGCGATAGCGGACGGAATCAAAACCGCGATGGTGATATGGAGGAGGGAGAGGTATGGAGATACTGAGTGA
- a CDS encoding M48 family metalloprotease, translating into MKLMLFLRTTFMIALLTGLLMAMGYLLGGARWMTYMFWFAVGMSFLSFWYSDKLVVKMMKARIVSREEAPELYEIVEKLSREAGLPMPRIAIIDDPTPNAFATGRNAKHALVTVTTGIMELLDRDELEGVLGHELTHVKNHDILVGTIAGALAGAVVYIAYITKYLAFFKAIFGDLSLDRFIYALLIAITAPIAAIIIRSAISRRREFAADEGGARLSGKPWALASALLKLDEAVKKLQEEAKAKKKKPLGNPGLAHLFIVNHFEGDKVSRLFATHPPTGERIAHLREIARDMGVEFPY; encoded by the coding sequence GTGAAGTTAATGCTGTTCCTAAGGACAACTTTCATGATAGCCCTTCTCACGGGCCTTCTAATGGCCATGGGCTACCTTCTCGGCGGCGCCAGATGGATGACCTATATGTTCTGGTTCGCCGTTGGCATGAGCTTCCTCTCCTTCTGGTACAGCGACAAGCTCGTGGTTAAGATGATGAAGGCGAGAATAGTGAGCAGGGAAGAGGCCCCAGAGCTCTACGAGATAGTCGAGAAGCTCAGCAGGGAAGCGGGCCTCCCGATGCCGAGGATTGCCATAATAGACGACCCAACGCCGAACGCCTTCGCCACTGGCAGAAACGCAAAGCACGCCCTCGTCACCGTCACCACCGGAATAATGGAGCTTCTTGATAGAGATGAGCTCGAGGGCGTTCTCGGCCACGAGCTTACCCACGTGAAGAACCACGACATACTCGTTGGAACGATTGCTGGAGCGTTGGCAGGGGCGGTTGTCTACATAGCCTACATAACCAAGTACCTGGCCTTCTTCAAGGCCATCTTCGGCGACCTCAGCCTCGACCGCTTTATATACGCCCTCCTCATCGCCATAACCGCCCCGATAGCGGCCATAATAATCCGCTCGGCGATAAGCAGGCGGAGGGAATTTGCCGCTGATGAGGGCGGCGCTAGGCTCAGCGGCAAGCCCTGGGCCTTGGCAAGTGCCCTGCTCAAGCTCGACGAGGCGGTTAAAAAGCTCCAAGAGGAAGCTAAGGCCAAGAAGAAAAAGCCCCTCGGCAACCCAGGACTGGCTCACCTCTTCATAGTGAACCACTTCGAGGGCGATAAAGTTTCCAGGCTCTTCGCAACCCACCCGCCGACCGGGGAGAGGATAGCCCACCTCAGGGAGATAGCGAGGGACATGGGCGTCGAGTTCCCGTACTGA
- a CDS encoding amidohydrolase, with protein sequence MKAVKATLLYDGLGNVLKDVYVVFDGNIMDVTKEKPKEAEIIAEGVVTPAFIDGHSHIGMERYGEPYQEGEANEQMDAVLPLVDALYSIYMDDKAFKHSIEFGVLYSSVLPGSGNIIGGKAVFIRNYGRDIEDAFIQYAGVKVAFGYNPRSTKDWKGTRPSTRMGAIGILLNWLIKTRNTIALLEKGKKDPEEVEPTVEALIPVLKGEVPLRVHVHKEDDIAALLMIKRKFGLKITIEHAGDVHSRETFEKIKREGVPVIYGPFDAHPYKVELKHEDWKNARYLLEVRPLFGLMSDHPVTLQANLYLQLRHFIRLGMSKEEAIKIITYNNAKILGVDDRLGSIEKDKWASLVVWNGDPFNLENYPTHVFAEGELIHEADY encoded by the coding sequence ATGAAAGCTGTAAAGGCAACCCTTCTCTACGACGGCTTAGGCAACGTTTTGAAAGACGTCTATGTGGTCTTTGACGGGAATATCATGGACGTAACGAAGGAAAAGCCGAAGGAAGCGGAAATAATAGCCGAGGGCGTCGTAACGCCGGCCTTCATAGACGGCCACAGTCACATAGGAATGGAACGCTACGGAGAGCCTTATCAGGAAGGGGAAGCAAACGAACAGATGGACGCGGTTCTACCGCTCGTGGATGCTCTCTACTCCATCTACATGGACGACAAGGCCTTCAAGCACTCGATAGAGTTCGGCGTCCTGTACTCGTCCGTCCTCCCGGGGAGCGGGAACATCATCGGCGGAAAGGCGGTTTTCATAAGGAACTACGGCAGGGACATAGAGGATGCCTTCATCCAGTACGCGGGAGTTAAAGTGGCCTTCGGCTACAATCCGCGCTCGACGAAGGATTGGAAGGGGACCAGGCCGAGCACGAGGATGGGGGCGATAGGGATACTCCTCAACTGGCTCATAAAGACCAGGAACACTATAGCGCTCCTTGAGAAGGGCAAGAAGGACCCAGAGGAGGTCGAACCTACCGTTGAGGCGCTCATACCAGTCCTCAAGGGCGAAGTCCCACTCCGCGTCCACGTCCACAAGGAAGACGACATCGCGGCGCTCCTCATGATAAAGAGGAAGTTCGGGCTGAAGATTACCATCGAGCACGCCGGCGACGTCCACAGCAGGGAGACCTTCGAGAAGATAAAGCGTGAGGGCGTTCCGGTAATCTACGGCCCCTTCGACGCCCACCCCTACAAGGTCGAGCTGAAGCACGAGGACTGGAAGAACGCGAGGTATTTACTCGAGGTCAGGCCTCTCTTTGGACTGATGAGCGACCACCCGGTCACGCTCCAGGCGAACCTCTACCTCCAGCTCAGGCACTTCATAAGGCTCGGCATGAGCAAGGAAGAGGCGATAAAGATCATAACCTACAACAACGCGAAAATCCTCGGCGTTGACGACAGGCTCGGAAGCATAGAGAAGGACAAGTGGGCCTCGCTTGTCGTCTGGAACGGCGATCCGTTTAACCTTGAGAACTACCCGACGCACGTCTTCGCGGAGGGAGAGCTTATTCACGAGGCGGATTACTGA
- a CDS encoding radical SAM protein, with protein sequence MEILSEVGDPNVAVVYIGRTFKGNIVEFVESIPTYNPAEKWVLIVSSLNGCPVGCKMCDAGFFYKGRLSLDELMEQIEYPIQRRWNGKPKTRKFKVQFARMGEPSFNMAVIEAMRLLGERYENFHPSLSTIAPIGTNKFFERLLELKKEMFPTNFQLQFSIHSTNPEQRDEIIPVRKWDFEKIAEYGKAFYDEGGKKITLNFALARENEADANVIAEYFPKEYFLIKITPLNPTVSALKNRLTNDVDLETGLPMKHKKFVDDLRRLGYDVIISVGDTRENLIGSNCGQYILRFLKERPELREAYTFARGFEFRVS encoded by the coding sequence ATGGAGATACTGAGTGAGGTTGGCGACCCCAACGTTGCGGTGGTTTACATCGGGAGAACCTTCAAGGGGAACATCGTCGAGTTCGTCGAATCGATTCCGACCTACAATCCGGCCGAGAAGTGGGTGCTCATCGTCTCATCGCTCAACGGCTGTCCGGTCGGCTGCAAGATGTGCGACGCCGGCTTCTTCTACAAGGGAAGGCTGAGCCTTGATGAACTGATGGAGCAGATAGAGTATCCAATCCAGAGGCGCTGGAACGGGAAGCCGAAAACCAGGAAGTTCAAGGTGCAGTTCGCGAGGATGGGCGAGCCGAGCTTCAACATGGCCGTCATAGAGGCAATGCGGCTTTTGGGTGAGCGCTACGAGAACTTCCATCCCTCGCTCTCGACGATAGCCCCGATAGGAACCAACAAGTTCTTTGAGAGGCTCCTCGAACTCAAGAAGGAGATGTTCCCGACCAACTTCCAGCTCCAGTTCTCGATACACTCCACGAATCCGGAGCAGAGGGACGAGATAATCCCGGTCAGGAAGTGGGACTTCGAGAAAATCGCGGAGTACGGCAAAGCCTTCTACGACGAGGGCGGCAAGAAGATTACGCTAAACTTCGCCCTCGCGAGGGAGAATGAGGCCGATGCAAACGTTATAGCCGAGTACTTCCCGAAGGAGTACTTCCTCATCAAGATAACGCCCCTCAACCCGACGGTGAGCGCTCTGAAGAACAGGCTAACCAACGACGTTGACCTCGAAACTGGCCTTCCGATGAAGCACAAGAAGTTCGTGGACGACCTGAGGAGGCTCGGCTACGACGTCATTATCTCCGTCGGCGACACGAGGGAGAACCTCATCGGCTCGAACTGCGGCCAGTACATCCTCAGGTTCCTGAAAGAGAGGCCGGAGCTTAGGGAGGCCTACACCTTCGCGAGGGGCTTTGAGTTTAGGGTGAGCTGA
- a CDS encoding nucleotidyltransferase domain-containing protein: MSLMAQLRGDFRKFKDSCMGILLYGSHVKGEATSRSDVDVCLVKPKPGVYREVLKKLGGKYDVKVFEELPLYVQIEVIKNHKVIYGDELELSEYFYHFRKLWRDMEHRIKENQFESVREKIRLRRRAHEKAEVLREA; the protein is encoded by the coding sequence ATGAGCCTCATGGCACAGCTCCGCGGGGACTTCAGGAAGTTCAAAGACTCCTGCATGGGGATCCTTCTCTACGGCTCCCACGTCAAGGGGGAAGCCACAAGCAGAAGCGACGTTGACGTCTGCCTCGTGAAGCCAAAGCCCGGTGTATACCGGGAAGTCCTCAAAAAGCTCGGGGGAAAATACGATGTTAAGGTCTTTGAGGAGCTCCCACTTTACGTTCAGATTGAGGTAATCAAAAATCACAAGGTTATATACGGCGACGAGCTTGAGCTATCGGAGTATTTCTACCACTTCCGAAAGCTGTGGAGGGACATGGAGCACAGGATAAAGGAGAACCAGTTCGAGAGCGTAAGGGAGAAGATAAGACTCAGGAGGCGTGCCCATGAGAAGGCGGAGGTACTTAGAGAAGCTTGA
- a CDS encoding ABC transporter ATP-binding protein, with translation MNNNVRRVLQIGLAHKHYMALLIILGAISTLLSAMVPFYLRDLLANLERLGTREILEYIGIIVLLYTASTIVYLYSGFVSNFAETKAAAWLKRKLFISTLLAEDLDTGDALSRIQSDTEIVGRMGMSLIPAVIIEAFSLLVSIIVVFRLNFYLGTITLLTLPVYGLSLRAFIHGLKTASAEERKRYSETVEYFKGGLDGRLDAKSLDAFSYLVERVSRKLDEWVEASKRVAFYSSANYGLQSYLSTILPLLILLSGVVLVKNDMATLSSSVAVFSYLGRVYYPVERFAFFWSSYHRAVPVIERIWDIIEREIPKRERPACLPDSHEVKLRNVSLSYRDSRVLEGINGKIPEGGKLGIVGPSGVGKTTLALILAGVVEPEDGEVSVGNCPPSALLGDSLIYVPSHPYLFTGTLRENLTLGKEIPDWRLRELLGAVELSDFDLDYVIEEGGKNLSLGQRQRIGLARALARNPRILILDEATSGMDSEREARILKRLLESEMTLIIISHRLSTVREMKEIWVLDNGRIVCRGRHEELFGNCRRYRELFREQEKATKP, from the coding sequence TTGAATAATAACGTCCGCAGGGTTCTCCAGATTGGACTCGCACACAAGCATTACATGGCCCTCCTCATAATCCTGGGGGCAATCTCAACGCTTCTCTCGGCGATGGTGCCCTTCTACCTCAGGGACCTTCTCGCAAACCTTGAAAGACTGGGCACACGGGAAATCCTTGAGTACATCGGGATAATCGTCCTCCTTTACACGGCCTCCACAATTGTTTACCTCTACTCTGGCTTCGTGAGCAACTTTGCCGAGACCAAAGCCGCTGCCTGGCTAAAGAGGAAGCTATTCATCTCAACGCTCCTGGCTGAAGACCTCGACACCGGCGATGCCCTCTCTCGCATCCAGTCTGACACGGAGATAGTTGGCAGGATGGGCATGTCCCTGATTCCGGCGGTCATCATCGAAGCCTTCTCGCTCCTCGTTTCCATCATCGTCGTCTTCAGGCTGAACTTCTACCTCGGCACCATTACGCTTCTCACCCTCCCCGTCTATGGTCTCTCGCTCAGGGCCTTTATCCACGGTCTCAAAACCGCCTCGGCCGAGGAGAGAAAGAGGTACTCAGAGACGGTTGAGTACTTCAAGGGGGGCCTCGACGGCAGGCTCGATGCAAAGTCCCTGGATGCCTTCAGTTACCTGGTGGAGAGGGTTTCGAGGAAGCTAGACGAGTGGGTTGAGGCCTCGAAGAGGGTTGCATTCTACAGCAGCGCCAACTACGGCCTGCAGTCGTACCTTTCGACGATTCTCCCGCTCCTTATCCTACTCTCCGGCGTCGTCCTCGTCAAAAATGATATGGCGACACTCTCATCTTCTGTGGCCGTTTTCTCGTACCTTGGCAGGGTTTACTACCCGGTTGAGCGCTTTGCCTTCTTCTGGAGTAGCTACCATCGCGCGGTTCCGGTTATAGAGAGAATATGGGATATCATCGAGCGGGAGATTCCAAAGCGGGAGAGGCCGGCCTGCCTCCCGGACTCTCACGAAGTCAAGCTGAGGAACGTCTCCTTGTCCTACAGGGATTCGAGAGTCCTCGAAGGAATCAACGGGAAAATCCCCGAGGGCGGAAAGCTCGGGATAGTCGGGCCCTCAGGCGTTGGAAAAACAACGCTCGCCTTAATCCTCGCCGGAGTCGTCGAGCCGGAGGACGGGGAGGTGAGCGTTGGTAACTGCCCCCCGTCTGCCCTGCTCGGCGACTCCCTTATATACGTTCCCTCTCACCCATACCTCTTCACCGGAACCCTGCGCGAGAACCTGACGCTTGGAAAGGAAATCCCTGACTGGAGGCTCAGGGAATTGCTCGGGGCTGTGGAGCTCAGCGATTTTGACCTCGACTACGTGATTGAAGAGGGTGGTAAGAACCTCTCGCTGGGACAGAGGCAGAGGATTGGTCTCGCCAGGGCTCTGGCACGAAACCCGAGGATTCTAATCCTCGACGAGGCCACCTCGGGTATGGACTCAGAAAGGGAGGCAAGGATCCTGAAAAGGCTCCTGGAGAGCGAGATGACTTTAATCATAATCTCTCACAGGCTCTCAACGGTCAGAGAAATGAAGGAGATATGGGTTCTTGACAATGGTCGGATTGTCTGCAGGGGCAGGCACGAGGAGTTGTTTGGGAACTGCAGACGCTACCGTGAGCTGTTTAGGGAGCAAGAAAAAGCAACCAAACCATAA